A region of Plantactinospora sp. BC1 DNA encodes the following proteins:
- the coaBC gene encoding bifunctional phosphopantothenoylcysteine decarboxylase/phosphopantothenate--cysteine ligase CoaBC: MTAVVLGVGGGIAAYKACELLRLFTESGHRVRVVPTASALRFVGAPTWAALSGQPVADDVWADVHEVPHVRLGQAADLVVVAPATADLLAKAAHGLADDLLTNTLLTARCPVVLAPAMHTEMWEHAATVQNVATLRQRGVLVIEPASGRLTGVDTGKGRLPDPAEIFAVSRRVLARGVAEPRDLAGRRVVVTAGGTREPLDPVRFLGNRSSGKQGYAFARTAVARGAQVTVVAANVALPDPAGADVVRVSTTEELRKATLEAAETADAVVMAAAPADFRPATYAPNKIKKSDRGDNLTVELVANPDIAAELGQRRRPEQVLVAFAAETSDAEANARAKLVRKRADLIVVNEVGPDLVFGADRNTAVVLGADGSATAFPEQSKEDLADGVWDLVVTRLTGLS; this comes from the coding sequence ATGACCGCTGTCGTTCTCGGGGTGGGCGGTGGCATCGCCGCCTACAAGGCCTGTGAGCTGCTCCGGCTCTTCACCGAGTCGGGGCACCGGGTCCGGGTCGTGCCGACCGCCTCCGCGCTGCGCTTCGTCGGCGCGCCGACCTGGGCGGCGCTGAGTGGCCAGCCGGTCGCCGACGACGTCTGGGCCGACGTGCACGAGGTGCCGCACGTCCGCCTCGGCCAGGCCGCCGACCTGGTGGTCGTCGCCCCGGCAACGGCCGACCTGCTGGCCAAGGCCGCGCACGGTCTCGCCGACGACCTGCTCACCAACACCCTGCTGACCGCCCGCTGCCCGGTGGTGCTCGCCCCGGCGATGCACACCGAGATGTGGGAGCATGCGGCCACCGTGCAGAACGTCGCGACGCTGCGTCAGCGGGGCGTCCTGGTGATCGAGCCGGCGAGCGGCCGGCTGACCGGCGTCGACACCGGCAAGGGCCGGCTGCCCGACCCGGCCGAGATCTTCGCGGTGTCCCGCCGGGTGCTCGCCCGCGGCGTCGCCGAGCCCCGGGACCTGGCCGGCCGCCGGGTGGTGGTGACCGCCGGTGGCACCCGCGAGCCGCTGGACCCGGTGCGGTTCCTCGGCAACCGGTCGTCGGGCAAGCAGGGCTACGCCTTCGCCCGCACGGCGGTGGCCCGGGGCGCCCAGGTGACGGTGGTCGCCGCGAACGTGGCGCTGCCGGACCCGGCCGGCGCGGACGTGGTCCGGGTCTCCACCACCGAGGAGCTGCGCAAGGCCACCCTGGAGGCGGCCGAGACGGCCGACGCCGTGGTGATGGCGGCGGCACCGGCGGACTTCCGGCCGGCGACGTACGCGCCCAACAAGATCAAGAAGTCGGACCGGGGCGACAACCTCACCGTCGAACTGGTGGCCAACCCCGACATCGCCGCCGAGCTGGGCCAGCGCCGCCGGCCGGAGCAGGTGCTGGTCGCCTTCGCCGCCGAGACCAGCGACGCCGAGGCGAACGCCCGGGCCAAGCTGGTCCGCAAGCGCGCCGACCTGATCGTGGTGAACGAGGTCGGCCCGGACTTGGTCTTCGGTGCCGACCGCAACACCGCCGTCGTGCTCGGCGCTGACGGTTCGGCGACAGCGTTTCCCGAGCAATCCAAGGAAGATCTCGCCGACGGCGTCTGGGATCTGGTAGTAACGCGCTTAACCGGCCTGTCATGA
- the rpoZ gene encoding DNA-directed RNA polymerase subunit omega encodes MGSIASPEGITNPPIDELLEKTTSKYALVIFAAKRARQVNAYYSQLGEGLLEYVGPLVETTPQEKPLSIAMREINAGLLTAEPTDQP; translated from the coding sequence GTGGGATCCATCGCCAGTCCCGAAGGCATCACCAACCCGCCGATCGACGAGCTGCTCGAGAAGACCACCTCGAAGTACGCTCTGGTGATCTTCGCCGCCAAGCGCGCCCGCCAGGTGAACGCCTACTACAGCCAGCTCGGCGAGGGCCTGCTGGAGTACGTCGGCCCGCTGGTGGAGACCACTCCGCAGGAGAAGCCGCTCTCGATCGCGATGCGGGAGATCAACGCCGGTCTGCTCACCGCCGAGCCGACCGACCAGCCGTAG
- a CDS encoding guanylate kinase, with amino-acid sequence MGTHDDVRPAARLTVLAGPSGAGKDSVTELVRSRSPRLWLPVPVTTRPRRRYEIDGVHYRFLDRTEFARLLDGGELLEWSEIGVHRYGTPREPVRTRLSAGQPVLLPIDLRGAYQVRAAMPQARLVYLAPTRSDAHAAGREFDATVVNDVLGRAADELVSLLGSSFLTPT; translated from the coding sequence GTGGGTACGCATGACGATGTCCGCCCAGCGGCTCGTCTCACGGTCCTTGCCGGTCCCTCCGGGGCCGGCAAGGACAGCGTGACGGAACTTGTCCGGTCCCGGTCGCCCCGGTTGTGGCTCCCGGTCCCGGTGACCACCCGCCCCCGTCGGCGGTACGAGATCGACGGGGTGCACTACCGCTTCCTGGACCGGACCGAATTCGCCCGGCTGCTCGACGGCGGAGAGTTGCTGGAGTGGTCGGAGATCGGCGTCCACCGGTACGGCACGCCCCGCGAGCCGGTACGGACCCGGCTGTCGGCCGGCCAACCCGTGCTGCTCCCGATCGACCTGCGCGGCGCGTACCAGGTACGGGCGGCGATGCCGCAGGCCCGGCTGGTCTACCTGGCTCCGACCCGGTCGGACGCGCACGCCGCCGGTCGCGAATTCGACGCCACGGTCGTGAACGACGTGCTCGGGCGTGCTGCGGACGAACTGGTAAGCTTGCTCGGTTCGTCCTTTCTGACGCCGACCTGA
- the mihF gene encoding integration host factor, actinobacterial type: protein MPLPQLSPEQRAAALEKAAEIRKARAKLKEELKQGKTNLAAVLDRAESDDVVGKLKVSAVLQAMPGIGKIRATQIMEKLKIADSRRLRGLGEQQRKALLGEFSAN, encoded by the coding sequence GTGCCGCTCCCCCAACTGAGCCCCGAACAGCGCGCAGCCGCGCTGGAGAAGGCCGCGGAGATCCGCAAGGCCCGGGCGAAGCTCAAGGAAGAGCTCAAGCAGGGCAAGACCAACCTCGCCGCCGTCCTCGACCGTGCGGAGTCGGACGACGTCGTCGGCAAGCTGAAGGTATCGGCCGTACTTCAGGCCATGCCGGGAATCGGCAAGATCCGGGCCACCCAGATCATGGAGAAGCTCAAGATCGCCGACAGCCGTCGCCTCCGTGGCCTCGGTGAGCAGCAGCGCAAGGCACTGCTTGGAGAATTCTCGGCGAACTAG
- the pyrF gene encoding orotidine-5'-phosphate decarboxylase, translating to METFGSRLHRAMAERGPLCVGIDPHPALLSRWGLSDDVDGLARFGETVVEALGDRVAVVKPQSAFFERFGSRGVGVLESIIRQLRGAGALVLLDVKRGDIGSTVAAYADAYLDPSSPMYVDAITASPFLGVGSLAPMFDTARKHGGGVFVLALTSNPEGASVQRAVGADGRTVAQTIIEEISQLNAGAEPLGSFGLVVGATIGETGHDLSGVGGPLLAPGLGAQGGRADDLRTVFGGELSKVLPSYSREVLGAGPEPAALRAAAERALADCRAALTGGGQ from the coding sequence ATGGAGACCTTCGGCAGTCGGCTGCACCGGGCGATGGCGGAGCGCGGGCCGCTCTGCGTCGGCATCGATCCCCATCCCGCGCTGCTGAGCCGGTGGGGGCTGAGCGACGACGTCGACGGGCTGGCCCGGTTCGGCGAGACGGTGGTCGAGGCGCTCGGCGACCGGGTCGCGGTGGTCAAGCCGCAGTCGGCATTTTTCGAGCGGTTCGGGTCGCGCGGGGTCGGCGTACTTGAGTCAATTATCCGACAGTTGCGGGGCGCCGGAGCGCTCGTTCTGCTTGACGTCAAGCGCGGCGACATCGGCTCCACGGTCGCCGCGTACGCCGACGCGTACCTGGATCCATCCAGCCCGATGTATGTCGACGCGATCACCGCGAGCCCCTTCCTGGGGGTCGGCTCGCTCGCCCCGATGTTCGACACGGCGCGCAAGCACGGCGGCGGCGTCTTCGTGCTGGCGCTCACCTCCAACCCCGAGGGCGCCAGCGTCCAGCGCGCCGTCGGCGCGGACGGACGAACCGTCGCGCAAACGATCATTGAAGAGATTTCGCAGCTCAACGCGGGTGCGGAACCGCTGGGCAGCTTCGGGCTCGTCGTCGGCGCCACCATCGGCGAGACCGGACACGACCTCTCCGGAGTGGGCGGACCGCTGCTCGCCCCGGGCCTCGGCGCGCAGGGCGGACGCGCCGACGACCTGCGTACGGTCTTCGGCGGCGAGCTGTCGAAGGTGCTTCCGTCGTACTCCCGGGAGGTGCTCGGGGCGGGCCCCGAGCCGGCCGCGTTGCGGGCCGCCGCGGAGCGGGCGCTGGCCGATTGCCGGGCCGCGCTGACCGGCGGCGGTCAGTGA
- a CDS encoding adenosylmethionine--8-amino-7-oxononanoate transaminase, giving the protein MTPEEIVAADRAHVWHPYAPMPASTDPFVVSSAEGVRLRLADGRELVDGMSSWWAAIHGYRHPVLDAAVTDQLGRMSHVMFGGLTHEPAVRLADTLVGITPPGLEHVFLCDSGSVSVEVAVKMALQYQRGRGRPQRHRLATWRGGYHGDTFHPMSVCDPVGGMHSLWTGVLPRQVFAAEPPPGFAAPVDPGYATALADALHRHAGELAAVIVEPVVQGAGGMRFHNPEYLRLLREVCTEHDIVLIFDEIATGFGRTGALFAAEHAGVTPDVMCLGKALTGGYLSLAATLCTPGVAEGISATGVLAHGPTFMGNPLSCAVANASIGLLEAGNWAVDVSRISAGLSAGLAPLRGAAGVADVRVLGAIGVVQLDHDVKMSAATEAAATYGVWLRPFRDLIYTMPPYVTGEDDLALICAAIGAAAQAG; this is encoded by the coding sequence GTGACCCCGGAGGAGATCGTCGCGGCCGACCGGGCCCACGTCTGGCACCCGTACGCCCCGATGCCGGCCAGCACCGACCCCTTCGTGGTCTCCAGCGCCGAGGGGGTCCGGCTGCGCCTGGCCGACGGCCGGGAACTCGTCGACGGCATGTCGTCGTGGTGGGCGGCGATCCACGGGTACCGGCATCCGGTGCTGGACGCCGCCGTCACCGACCAGCTCGGCCGGATGAGCCACGTGATGTTCGGCGGGCTGACCCACGAGCCCGCCGTCCGGCTGGCCGACACCCTGGTCGGGATCACCCCGCCCGGCCTGGAACACGTCTTCCTCTGCGACTCCGGCTCGGTCTCCGTCGAGGTGGCGGTCAAGATGGCGTTGCAGTACCAGCGCGGCCGGGGGCGGCCCCAGCGGCACCGGCTGGCCACCTGGCGGGGCGGCTACCACGGGGACACCTTCCATCCGATGAGCGTCTGCGACCCGGTCGGCGGGATGCACTCGCTCTGGACCGGCGTACTGCCCCGGCAGGTCTTCGCCGCCGAGCCGCCGCCCGGCTTCGCCGCCCCGGTCGACCCCGGGTACGCGACCGCGCTCGCCGACGCGCTGCACCGGCATGCCGGCGAACTCGCCGCGGTGATCGTCGAGCCGGTGGTGCAGGGGGCCGGCGGGATGCGCTTCCACAACCCGGAGTACCTGCGGCTGCTCCGCGAGGTCTGCACCGAGCACGACATCGTGCTGATCTTCGACGAGATCGCCACCGGCTTCGGCCGGACCGGCGCGCTCTTCGCGGCGGAGCACGCGGGGGTGACCCCGGACGTGATGTGTCTGGGCAAGGCGCTCACCGGCGGCTACCTGAGCCTGGCCGCCACGCTCTGCACCCCCGGGGTCGCCGAGGGCATCTCCGCGACCGGGGTACTCGCGCACGGCCCGACCTTCATGGGGAACCCGCTTTCCTGTGCGGTCGCAAACGCCTCTATCGGGCTGCTGGAGGCCGGAAACTGGGCGGTGGACGTGTCGAGGATCTCCGCGGGGCTCTCGGCCGGCCTGGCGCCGTTACGGGGCGCCGCAGGGGTGGCCGACGTGCGGGTGCTGGGCGCGATCGGCGTGGTGCAACTCGACCACGACGTGAAGATGTCGGCGGCGACCGAGGCCGCGGCGACGTACGGGGTCTGGCTGCGCCCGTTCCGGGACCTGATCTACACGATGCCGCCGTACGTCACCGGGGAGGACGACCTGGCCCTGATCTGCGCGGCGATCGGCGCCGCCGCCCAGGCCGGCTGA
- a CDS encoding quinone-dependent dihydroorotate dehydrogenase yields the protein MSATTTEPGRGTAGGGAVFDRIVRPALFRLGGGDAETAHEWTLRRLAGLSRSPAALAALRARYAVSAPRTVFGIGFPNPVGLAAGMDKDGAALPAWPALGFGFVEVGTVTAHPQPGNPRPRLFRLPESAAVINRMGFNNAGAEALAARLAALRRPLGVPLGISLGKSKVTPLDDAVADYLASYRALAPYGDYFAVNVSSPNTPGLRALQDRAHLDALLTALVGEKPILVKIAPDLTEPAIAELLAVCLDRGAAGVIATNTTLGRDGIAAADAHRAGEAGGLSGRPLTARTREVVSFVHRETGGALPVVGVGGILDPADGTALLDAGASLVQLYTGFVYGGPGLVRAVARASRR from the coding sequence GTGAGCGCGACGACGACGGAACCGGGCCGGGGCACGGCGGGCGGGGGAGCGGTCTTCGACCGGATCGTCCGGCCGGCGCTGTTCCGGCTCGGCGGCGGCGACGCCGAGACCGCGCACGAGTGGACGCTGCGCCGGCTGGCCGGGCTCTCCCGCAGCCCGGCCGCGCTGGCCGCGCTGCGGGCCCGGTACGCCGTCTCCGCCCCGCGCACCGTCTTCGGGATCGGCTTCCCCAACCCGGTCGGGCTGGCCGCCGGGATGGACAAGGACGGCGCCGCGCTGCCGGCCTGGCCCGCGCTCGGCTTCGGCTTCGTCGAGGTGGGTACGGTCACCGCGCACCCGCAGCCGGGCAACCCCCGGCCGAGGCTGTTCCGGCTGCCGGAGAGCGCGGCCGTGATCAACCGGATGGGCTTCAACAACGCCGGTGCCGAGGCGCTGGCCGCCCGGCTGGCCGCGCTGCGCCGGCCGCTGGGGGTGCCGCTCGGCATCTCGCTGGGCAAGTCCAAGGTCACCCCGCTGGACGACGCCGTCGCCGACTACCTCGCCTCGTACCGGGCGCTGGCGCCGTACGGCGACTACTTCGCGGTCAACGTCTCCTCGCCGAACACCCCGGGGTTGCGGGCGCTCCAGGACCGGGCGCACCTCGACGCGCTGCTGACCGCGCTGGTCGGGGAGAAGCCGATCCTGGTCAAGATCGCCCCGGACCTGACCGAGCCGGCCATCGCCGAACTGCTGGCGGTCTGCCTGGACCGGGGCGCCGCCGGGGTGATCGCCACCAACACCACGCTGGGCCGGGACGGGATCGCCGCCGCCGACGCGCACCGGGCCGGCGAGGCGGGCGGGCTCTCCGGGCGGCCGCTGACGGCGCGTACCCGCGAGGTGGTCTCCTTCGTGCACCGCGAGACCGGCGGGGCGCTGCCGGTGGTCGGGGTGGGCGGCATCCTCGACCCGGCGGACGGCACCGCGCTGCTGGACGCCGGGGCCAGCCTGGTGCAGCTCTACACCGGCTTCGTCTACGGCGGGCCGGGACTGGTCCGCGCGGTGGCCCGGGCGAGCCGGCGGTGA
- the carB gene encoding carbamoyl-phosphate synthase large subunit, with protein MPRRTDLKHVLVIGSGPIVIGQACEFDYSGTQACRVLRAEGLRVSLVNSNPATIMTDPEFADATYVEPITPEFVELVIAKERPDALLPTLGGQTALNTAVALHESGVLAKYGVELIGADIDAIRRGEDRQLFKEIVAKAGGETPRSRVCHSMDEVRATVGELGLPVVIRPSFTMGGLGSGMAHTDEDLERIAGAGLAASPVHEVLIEESVLGWKEYELELMRDRHDNVVVVCSIENVDPMGVHTGDSVTVAPAMTLTDREYQRLRDLGIAVLREVGVDTGGCNIQFAVNPRDGRLVVIEMNPRVSRSSALASKATGFPIAKIAAKLAVGYTLDEIPNDITLKTPAAFEPTLDYVVVKIPRFAFEKFPAADKELTTTMKSVGEAMSLGRNFPEALNKAMRSMETKEGGFWTVPDPAGATCENTLAALGTPHDGRLYTVERALRLGASVAQVSEASGGMDPWFLDQIAGLVELRAEIVAAAVLDEELLRRAKRAGISDRQLAALRPELAAEDGVRTLRHRLGVRPVYKTVDTCAAEFAAGTPYHYSSYEEETEVTASDRPKVLILGSGPNRIGQGIEFDYSCVHAVMALRAVGYETVMVNCNPETVSTDYDTADRLYFEPLTFEDVLEVWHSEDSSGRAAGGPGVVGVVVQLGGQTPLGLAQRLKDAGVPIVGTSPESIHLAEERGAFGALLDRAGLRSPAHGTATSFSEAQAIAAEIGYPVLVRPSYVLGGRGMEIVYDDETLRGYITRATDISPDHPVLVDRFLDDAIEIDVDALCDADGEVYIGGVMEHIEEAGIHSGDSSCALPPITLASSHLAAVRHYTVQIARGIGVRGLLNVQYALKDDTLYVLEANPRASRTVPFVSKATAVPLAKAAARIMLGATIAELRAERLLPPTGDGTTTPVDAPVAVKEAVLPFKRFRTPTGKGIDSLLGPEMKSTGEVMGIDTAFGHAFAKSQAAAYGSLPVRGRVFVSVANRDKRGMIFPVKRLADLGFEIVATTGTGEVLRRHGISCTLIRKHYEEGADSPDAVSLIAAGEVDLVINTPQGSGASARSDGYEIRSAAVGADTPCITTVPGAAAAVMGIEALIRGDMSVRPLQELHAALRAGE; from the coding sequence ATGCCCAGGCGGACAGACCTCAAGCACGTACTGGTGATCGGCTCCGGGCCGATCGTGATCGGCCAGGCCTGCGAGTTCGACTACTCCGGTACCCAGGCCTGCCGGGTACTGCGCGCCGAGGGGCTGCGGGTCAGCCTGGTCAACTCCAACCCGGCGACCATCATGACCGACCCGGAGTTCGCCGACGCCACCTACGTCGAGCCGATCACCCCGGAGTTCGTCGAGCTGGTGATCGCCAAGGAGCGACCCGACGCGCTGCTGCCCACCCTGGGCGGCCAGACCGCGCTGAACACCGCGGTCGCGCTGCACGAGTCCGGGGTGCTCGCCAAGTACGGTGTCGAGCTGATCGGCGCCGACATCGACGCGATCCGGCGCGGCGAGGACCGGCAGCTCTTCAAGGAGATCGTCGCCAAGGCCGGCGGCGAGACCCCGCGCAGCCGGGTCTGCCACTCCATGGACGAGGTCCGGGCCACCGTCGGCGAACTCGGCCTGCCGGTGGTGATCCGGCCGTCGTTCACGATGGGCGGGCTCGGCTCCGGGATGGCGCACACCGACGAGGACCTGGAGCGGATCGCCGGGGCGGGGCTCGCCGCCAGCCCGGTGCACGAGGTACTCATCGAGGAGAGCGTGCTCGGCTGGAAGGAGTACGAACTCGAACTGATGCGGGACCGGCACGACAACGTCGTGGTGGTCTGCTCGATCGAGAACGTCGACCCGATGGGGGTGCACACCGGGGACAGCGTCACCGTCGCACCGGCGATGACCCTGACCGACCGGGAATACCAGCGGCTGCGTGACCTCGGCATCGCGGTGCTCCGCGAGGTCGGGGTGGACACCGGCGGCTGCAACATCCAGTTCGCGGTCAACCCGCGCGACGGCCGGCTGGTCGTGATCGAGATGAACCCCCGGGTCTCCCGCTCGTCCGCGCTCGCCTCCAAGGCGACCGGCTTCCCGATCGCCAAGATCGCCGCGAAGCTGGCCGTCGGCTACACCCTGGACGAGATCCCGAACGACATCACCCTGAAGACTCCCGCCGCCTTCGAGCCGACCCTCGACTACGTGGTGGTGAAGATCCCCCGGTTCGCCTTCGAGAAGTTCCCGGCCGCCGACAAGGAACTCACCACCACGATGAAGTCGGTCGGTGAGGCGATGAGCCTGGGCCGGAACTTCCCCGAGGCGCTGAACAAGGCAATGCGCTCGATGGAGACGAAGGAGGGCGGCTTCTGGACCGTGCCGGACCCGGCGGGCGCCACGTGCGAGAACACCCTCGCCGCGCTGGGCACCCCGCACGACGGGCGGCTCTACACCGTCGAGCGGGCGCTGCGGCTCGGCGCCTCGGTGGCGCAGGTGTCGGAGGCGTCCGGCGGAATGGACCCCTGGTTCCTGGACCAGATCGCCGGGCTGGTCGAGCTGCGCGCCGAGATCGTCGCCGCGGCCGTACTCGACGAGGAGCTGTTGCGCCGGGCCAAGCGGGCCGGCATCTCGGACCGGCAGCTCGCGGCGCTCCGCCCGGAGCTGGCCGCCGAGGACGGGGTACGCACGCTCCGGCACCGGCTCGGGGTACGCCCGGTCTACAAGACCGTGGACACCTGCGCCGCCGAGTTCGCCGCCGGTACTCCGTACCACTACAGCAGTTACGAGGAAGAGACCGAGGTGACCGCCTCGGACCGGCCGAAGGTGCTGATCCTCGGCTCCGGGCCGAACCGGATCGGCCAGGGCATCGAGTTCGACTACTCCTGTGTGCACGCGGTGATGGCCCTGCGGGCGGTCGGCTACGAGACCGTGATGGTCAACTGCAACCCGGAGACCGTCTCCACCGACTACGACACCGCCGACCGGCTCTACTTCGAGCCGCTGACCTTCGAGGACGTGCTGGAGGTCTGGCACTCCGAGGACAGTTCGGGCAGGGCGGCCGGCGGGCCGGGCGTGGTCGGCGTGGTCGTGCAGCTCGGCGGGCAGACCCCGCTGGGTCTGGCGCAGCGACTCAAGGACGCCGGGGTGCCGATCGTCGGCACCAGCCCGGAGTCGATCCACCTGGCCGAGGAGCGGGGCGCGTTCGGCGCGCTGCTGGACCGGGCCGGGCTGCGTTCCCCGGCGCACGGCACCGCCACCTCGTTCTCCGAGGCGCAGGCGATCGCCGCCGAGATCGGCTATCCGGTGCTGGTCCGGCCCTCGTACGTGCTGGGCGGGCGGGGCATGGAGATCGTCTACGACGACGAGACGCTGCGCGGGTACATCACCCGGGCCACCGACATCTCGCCGGACCATCCGGTACTGGTGGACCGCTTCCTCGACGACGCGATCGAGATCGACGTGGACGCGCTCTGCGACGCCGACGGCGAGGTCTACATCGGCGGGGTGATGGAGCACATCGAGGAGGCCGGGATCCACTCCGGCGACTCGTCCTGCGCCCTGCCGCCGATCACGCTGGCCAGCTCGCACCTGGCGGCGGTACGCCACTACACCGTGCAGATCGCCCGGGGGATCGGGGTGCGCGGCCTGCTCAACGTGCAGTACGCGCTGAAGGACGACACCCTCTACGTGCTGGAGGCGAACCCCCGGGCGTCCCGTACCGTGCCGTTCGTCTCCAAGGCGACGGCGGTGCCGCTGGCCAAGGCGGCGGCCCGGATCATGCTCGGCGCCACCATCGCCGAGCTGCGCGCCGAGCGGCTGCTCCCGCCGACCGGCGACGGCACCACCACCCCGGTCGACGCGCCGGTCGCGGTGAAGGAGGCGGTGCTGCCGTTCAAGCGGTTCCGGACCCCGACCGGCAAGGGCATCGATTCGCTGCTCGGCCCGGAGATGAAGTCCACCGGCGAGGTGATGGGCATCGACACCGCCTTCGGGCACGCCTTCGCCAAGTCGCAGGCGGCGGCGTACGGCTCGCTGCCGGTCCGGGGCAGGGTCTTCGTCTCGGTGGCCAACCGGGACAAGCGCGGCATGATCTTCCCGGTCAAGCGCCTCGCCGACCTCGGCTTCGAGATCGTCGCCACCACCGGCACCGGTGAGGTGCTGCGCCGGCACGGCATCTCCTGCACGCTGATCCGCAAGCACTACGAGGAGGGCGCCGACTCGCCGGACGCGGTCTCGCTGATCGCGGCCGGCGAGGTGGACCTGGTGATCAACACGCCGCAGGGTTCCGGGGCGAGCGCGCGCTCCGACGGGTACGAGATCCGCAGCGCGGCGGTCGGCGCCGACACCCCGTGCATCACCACCGTGCCCGGCGCGGCGGCGGCGGTGATGGGGATCGAGGCGCTGATCCGCGGCGACATGTCGGTGCGGCCGTTGCAGGAGTTGCACGCGGCGCTGCGGGCCGGCGAGTGA
- the carA gene encoding glutamine-hydrolyzing carbamoyl-phosphate synthase small subunit, whose protein sequence is MSRRRPAILVLEDGRSFRGEAYGSVGETFGEAVFNTGMTGYQETLTDPSYHRQVVVQTAPHIGNTGVNPEDDESGRIWVAGYVVRDPARIGSNWRATGALEDRLATEGVVGIAGVDTRALTRHLRERGAMRVGVSSLTEDPNELLARVREAPRMEGADLSAEVTTPRPYVVQAEGEHRFTVAALDLGIKRNVPRRLAARGVTTHVLPASSSIDDLLATGADAVFFSPGPGDPATADHPAGLAREVMRRQVPLFGICFGSQILGRALGFGTYKLGYGHRGINQPVLDQSTGKVEVTSHNHGFAVDAPLNQVIDTDFGGVEVSHVCLNDNVVEGLRARDVPAFTVQYHPEAAAGPHDADYLFDRFAELIEKKGS, encoded by the coding sequence ATGAGTCGGCGTCGACCGGCGATCCTGGTCCTGGAGGACGGCCGGAGCTTCCGGGGCGAGGCGTACGGCAGCGTGGGGGAGACCTTCGGCGAGGCGGTCTTCAACACCGGGATGACCGGCTACCAGGAGACCCTGACCGACCCGTCGTACCACCGCCAGGTGGTGGTGCAGACCGCGCCGCACATCGGCAACACCGGGGTGAACCCCGAGGACGACGAGTCGGGCCGGATCTGGGTGGCCGGGTACGTCGTCCGGGACCCGGCCCGGATCGGCTCGAACTGGCGGGCCACCGGCGCCCTGGAGGACCGGCTCGCCACCGAGGGCGTGGTCGGGATCGCCGGGGTGGACACCCGGGCGCTCACCCGGCACCTGCGGGAGCGCGGCGCGATGCGGGTCGGGGTGTCGAGCCTGACCGAGGACCCGAACGAGCTGCTGGCCCGGGTCCGCGAGGCACCCCGGATGGAGGGGGCCGACCTCTCCGCCGAGGTGACCACGCCCCGGCCGTACGTGGTGCAGGCCGAGGGGGAGCACCGGTTCACCGTGGCCGCGCTCGACCTGGGGATCAAGCGGAACGTGCCGCGCCGGCTCGCCGCGCGCGGGGTCACCACGCACGTGCTGCCGGCGTCGTCGAGCATCGACGACCTGCTGGCCACCGGCGCCGACGCGGTCTTCTTCTCGCCCGGCCCGGGTGACCCGGCGACCGCCGACCATCCGGCCGGGCTGGCCCGCGAGGTGATGCGCCGGCAGGTTCCGCTCTTCGGGATCTGCTTCGGCAGCCAGATCCTCGGCCGGGCGCTCGGCTTCGGCACCTACAAGCTGGGGTACGGGCACCGGGGCATCAACCAGCCGGTGCTGGACCAGTCCACCGGCAAGGTGGAGGTGACCAGTCACAACCACGGGTTCGCGGTCGACGCGCCGCTGAACCAGGTGATCGACACCGACTTCGGCGGGGTCGAGGTGAGCCATGTCTGCCTGAACGACAACGTGGTCGAGGGGCTGCGGGCCAGGGACGTGCCCGCGTTCACCGTGCAGTACCACCCGGAGGCGGCGGCCGGCCCGCACGACGCGGACTACCTCTTCGACCGCTTCGCCGAGTTGATCGAGAAGAAGGGCTCCTGA